One window of the Leptotrichia hongkongensis genome contains the following:
- the dusA gene encoding tRNA dihydrouridine(20/20a) synthase DusA: MKGNVVNNKISIAPMVDRTDRNFRNFVRMINKDVLLYTEMITAQAILNGDLDYILGFDEVEHPIVLQIAATNPEEAYRAVKIAEKYNYDEINLNVGCPSDRVSGNMMGAYLMAFPKEVANIVKAMKEATDKPVSIKHRIGIDGKNILPASFERTLLDKYEDMVNFINTTKEIGVNKYIIHARIAILAGLDPKQNRSIPPLRYDEVYRVKKEYPELHIEINGGIKTVKEIDEHLKYVDSVMLGREIYDNPMILTEFGKYYGKDINITRKEIIEKMIHYVENMEKQQLRPHLFLMHTHGLFHNIRGSKAWKRAINEPKADSRTLRELLKKIEDL; encoded by the coding sequence ATGAAAGGAAATGTTGTGAATAATAAGATAAGTATCGCTCCGATGGTAGACAGAACGGATAGAAATTTTAGAAATTTTGTAAGAATGATAAATAAAGACGTTTTACTGTATACAGAGATGATAACGGCACAGGCTATTCTTAATGGAGATTTAGACTATATTTTGGGATTTGATGAAGTGGAGCATCCAATTGTTCTGCAAATTGCGGCAACAAATCCAGAAGAAGCATATAGGGCTGTAAAAATCGCTGAAAAATACAATTATGATGAGATTAATCTAAACGTTGGATGCCCATCAGACAGAGTATCTGGAAATATGATGGGTGCTTATCTTATGGCATTTCCAAAAGAAGTAGCAAATATAGTAAAGGCAATGAAGGAAGCAACAGATAAGCCAGTTTCGATAAAACATAGAATAGGAATTGATGGAAAAAATATATTGCCAGCTTCTTTCGAACGAACACTATTAGACAAATATGAAGATATGGTAAATTTTATTAATACTACTAAAGAAATTGGGGTAAATAAATATATTATCCATGCACGGATAGCAATACTTGCAGGACTTGATCCAAAGCAGAACAGAAGTATTCCACCTCTTAGATATGATGAAGTTTACCGTGTAAAAAAAGAATATCCTGAATTACATATAGAAATTAATGGTGGAATTAAAACTGTTAAGGAAATTGATGAACATTTAAAATATGTTGATTCTGTAATGCTAGGACGTGAAATTTATGATAATCCTATGATTCTGACTGAATTTGGAAAATATTACGGGAAGGACATAAATATTACTCGTAAAGAAATCATAGAAAAAATGATTCATTATGTTGAAAATATGGAAAAACAGCAATTGCGTCCACATCTGTTTCTAATGCACACACATGGGTTATTTCATAACATACGTGGCAGTAAAGCTTGGAAAAGGGCGATTAATGAGCCAAAAGCAGATTCTAGAACATTAAGAGAGCTGTTAAAGAAAATTGAAGACTTATAA